From one Thermoplasmatales archaeon genomic stretch:
- a CDS encoding NUDIX domain-containing protein, which produces MAFELSCGGIIFKDKKFLLLKYGWGHWGFVKGKIEKGEKLEETFFREAEEEAGLKRENLQILEGFKEKINYFYKKDGETIYKEVIYLIAESNTFDVKLSYEHTDFAWLEYEDAIERITYENDRRVLKKAYEFLCQNLNSK; this is translated from the coding sequence ATGGCTTTCGAGCTTTCTTGTGGGGGAATAATATTCAAGGATAAAAAATTTCTATTGCTGAAATATGGATGGGGGCACTGGGGCTTTGTAAAAGGAAAAATTGAGAAAGGAGAAAAATTAGAAGAAACATTTTTTAGAGAGGCAGAGGAGGAAGCGGGCTTAAAAAGGGAAAATTTGCAAATATTGGAAGGATTTAAGGAAAAGATAAATTATTTTTACAAAAAAGATGGAGAAACAATTTATAAAGAAGTAATTTATCTAATTGCTGAAAGCAATACATTTGATGTTAAACTTTCTTATGAGCATACTGATTTTGCATGGCTTGAATATGAAGATGCAATTGAGAGAATAACCTATGAAAACGATAGGAGAGTTCTTAAGAAAGCATATGAATTTCTTTGCCAAAATTTAAATAGTAAATGA